The window CACCTTCCTTCACCATTATTTAGGTGAGTACTAAATTATCCGCCAACCGATTTTCTAATTTCTCTATTGAAATATGAACTGTAATGAAATTATTATTATCACTTTATTGAAGTAAGTATTATCAGTATTGAAATCAATTTTTTTGGAATAATGAAATATTTACATTATTTTAGATTTACTATAACAATGCAGGTACCTTGCAATGGGATATAAATATTCTAATACATTAGCGTGTGATTATGTGTTTGTGTAAATAAATAATCATCAAATTCTGTCAGTGATTTACCTTATATTATGATCGGAAGTGATTTACCTGTCCATAATATGCatttgtgtaaataaatgttcaaaTTCTGCCCGTGATTTACCTTATATATTTTGATCAGGactttggtaagtaaattaaaatgAAATTGGTTTAGAAGGTAagtgttagagcaactctagcagaccccgcatcccgccggccCGCAAAACTCGTTTGCAGTTCGCGCAAAACCACTTTTGCGGGCCGGCGCGGGCTGACACAGATGCAGACCCCCCAAACGGATCCATAAAAAAAAATATTCGcggaatatgcttttttacgggtcggctttgcgggTTCTGCTCGGGCACCACCGCGAAGACCCGCAAACATAAAAACTGCAAATCTCGCATTTGACATAGGTTTGGcaaacaagttcaaattcaaaccacATAAACAGTTTGCGTGCAAATAAAAGCGAAGTTCATAACGCAAAAGAGGGCATGCAAAAGGTTTGCACCCATGTCTGACATCATCTTGGGGGGTCGATCTTCACTCCGCGCCATGGAATCCACCTCCACCGAATTGAAGTTCATCGGCGCCACCGAATCCACCTCCCTCGCTTGTTCCAACTCCCGCACCGAAATCATCCACATTGCCACCATATGGAGCAGAGAAAACATCACCGGAACTTGAACACGGACCGGCCGAAGCTACCATTCTTCTCTTCAAGATCtctctccttgccatatcatgccatgttttggtgaggtcgtccatgtcattgcggttcattgacatgatcttgttctATTCGGCGAGCAACAATGACGTCGATTTGTTCTCGGAGGCGCGTGCTTTTCTCTCCTCAATGGAAGCTTTGCGGAGCCCCTCTTCCTTGAGCATTTACCACTTTTCTTTCTTCTCTtttgccttcttctcggccaactctttTTTGATCTCCAACGACTTCAACAACATCAACTCGTTTGATTGCACTATGacatcaatcttctccctcaagctcgaTGCTTCTTGCTCTCTCTTGATCTTCTCTCTCGTCTTCTTGTCGCCATCGGGCTTGTGCTCatttcttgggccatcatcatcttcGTCTTCATCCATGTTTGCAAGTGAGCCTCTCTTTGGTGGGGACTCTCTATCGATCAACTTCCACTTATCGCACTTTTGGAGcaactcccaacaatgctctaACTTGAAGAATCTGCCTTCCGAAGCTTCCATGGCCTTGTATCTTTGTTGAGCAATCTTGTCCTACAAAATGTGAACAAAGTGATGCAATTATTTCCCATGATACATTTTGATGATGCACAACTTGAACAAAGGAAAAACAAACTCACATGATCGAATTCCACGgtgccacttggaggtgcattgcgtacttgctccaagcaaACTGCCCAACGGCTGAACATAGGCTTAATATTCTCCCAACGCCCTTGAAGCGACCGAAATGTGCGTGGAGTCCTATTGGGATACTTTCTCATAatgcggaagtattgatcttcgatcctttgccaatatctCTTGGAGGTTTGAGAAACACCTGTGCATGGATCAAAAGACACCGCACTCCATGCTTGGATCAAAGcttgatcttccaagatcgtgtagttcttcgatctttGGCTCTTCCCACTCTTTGATTGCGATTCCTCAAACGTTTCCGCTTCGATTTCCTCCAATTCATCCACACAACCATGATCATCCACGCCGTCGTCCGTTTCATTGTAGTCGAATGGTTCGAAaggggcttgatcaatgtcaaccGCGTTCATGTCCAACAAGCTCACGAACTCGGTTGTTGCATTGTTCGAAGCACCGCTATAGCGAACGATAACAAGTCACGAGCTATCGACACTAATGGCGAAAATGAAAGGGAATCGCTAGACCGAAGAGGCATACCTTGCagccatttcgtcgaacacctcgctCGCGGGGGGAGCGGCACCGTTGAACGGCATCGCTGGAGCACCTTATTGCGGGGGAATGGAGTGAGAGGTTGAAGAAGGTGGCTTCCTTTTAGCCGGAACCTTCCTCCGCTTTACGCCCGCGGTCTTGCCGGTGTTCTCTGCCGCCGGCCGGGATCGCACTGCGGCGTTGGCGCCCGGAGCGCGGGCCGCCGGGGCGGGGGCAGCCGGATTACGGCCCTGCACGACCACGTTGCCCTACCGCTTGCGGGCCGGCGCGGCGTGTGCTTGGGTGACGGCAGCGGGGGcaacatggccggcgacgagatccgtCCGAGGGGAAGGAGCATGCGCGACCTCGACGGTGACGGGGGACAGCACGGGAGCGTCCATGGCGGCGAGGAACGGCCGGGGAGGAGGAACCGGAGCTTGCGGAGGGGGGAggggcaatggtggcggagggtgCGGGGAGCAGGAAAGGGTGCAGGGAGCGGGAAAGGGTGcgcggaaatgtccctcccgccaaatctcgcGCCGGATGGGGGTTCAACTTGGATCGGCCTCCCAACCCGTGAAGATGGAGGTTGGCGGAGAAGATTTGCCGCGCCCCGCAAAAAAATTGCGGGCCGGGCCGGGATGTGGGGTCTGCTCGGGCTGCTTTTCCGGCCCGACCCGcaatttggcggttattttgcgggccggggcgggatgcggggtctgctagagttgctcttagcgcATTTCTTGTTTTAGTGTTTTGGTGATGATGACAACTCaccttgcggactaatcgtgtgccaaaGTCACATCTTGTGTTGGCACAATATGGTTAGGCTTTCCCTCCTAACGGAAAAGAACGAAGACGGAGGTTCCGACATGTTTACTTCTTTGGTCGTAGGAACCCCGTACTATTAAGAGTGAATCCGCATCGCAAGATTTTGGGTGAATCAATATACGTACACATTCATGTCCACCCAATGCTCTCTTCTGTTTCGTGGAGAAAGAGGTCCCCATTTCCTCCCACACAGTGGTTTTGTCTCCCTAGCGGTTGTACCGCCCGGCTCGGCAGTTGTACCGCCTGCTCGGTTCTACTAGCACAACCATCGCCCCAAGGGTGATACCCTGGGGTTGCAGCTCCCAGGTACATGCCCAACGGTTGTAGCGCTGCTCCCGAGCGGTGGTACTGCCAATTCAATGGGAAAACCAATGACTGCTTAAAGGGTGGTTGTACCGGCCCAGTACCGCTCAACCACCGGTCCAGCTTCTGTGATGGGGCATTTCTTGGGCGGTTGTGGCCCAGTTGTCCTGGTATACTCTATTAACCGGTACTACCGGTGCCCGCAGCAGTTCTACCGCtcgggacttagccaccaccagaaCTCGGGCCTGGCGGTTGTTCCGTGGCAACTACCGCTCCAACTACCGCTATGGGGGTGATTTCCTTTAGTTTTGAGGCGGTAGTTGAGCGGTTGTTCGGGTTGGTTGTTACGATCGGCACTAGCGACCACGTCTTCGGTTGTATCGCCTGTTAGGTTTCCACAGTGTATCCTGAATCCCAGTTGTACCAGAACCATGAGCACTTGTACCACTGCAGTGTAAAAACTGCTGTAACGGTTGGATATGGGGGGCACTATATAAGgggtggttcttccacctaccTCCTTACCTCttacctctctctctcctccattaatgCCCATCAAGCTTTcttgcccgatctatctctctagccactaTATAAGGCGATGGTGGCTCATGGTGATGGTCATGGCGAGAGAAGGGGGATAATCCTGGAGCTGGAGGCTAGtacagatgaagaagaagaggatgagacCAATGATGACAACAATGCTATTTGGGAAGAGTAACACAAAAATATGTAATGTGAATTTGTAGGAATTGCTCGAGACATGTTTTGCCTCAAGACATGCTTTTTCTTCAGGGCTGGTGTTTCGGGGGTGTTGTTTCCCTCATGTAGTATCTAGTATGTATTGTCATTTATTGTTGTTCATCCAATTTTTGTCATTAGCACTAGATGTGGTAGAGTGTGGCGAGGTGACCACTAGATCCTTTTAAATTTATAGTTTTAATATTGCACCTGGATGCTATTTTTCATTTTTCTGTTCCATTATTGTTTAATAGTGGAACTCGATCAATTTTTTTAGATCATATGAGAAAAAACTCGGTTTATTGAAAATCTGAAAACTTGCACTTTGAATAGATCAAGGCGGATTTATTCCCCCGTCGCATGGCTTGCAAATAAAATCGTCCAAACAAAACCTATCCTGGCTTGAGTCAATTGCACAGAACCACCACAATTGTGCCACCAATCATAGAAAGGACGGATTTCCAGGGCACTAGCAATTTGCACCATGCGAAaaagttttttttgcaaaagttATAAAAACCACTCCCAACCAATCTTCTAAGCAGTAAGCCCCAGTACTTTTGAACATTTTCTTCCGATACTGCTGAGCTACATAGGGTTATTCATACCAAGAGATAAAACCAGACTCAATTGTTCGGAACCTCGTCTTCTTCGCACCTCGTCTTCTTCGTACGATGCCTTCTAGCCGCAGCAGCTAGGATATGGTGACCGCGTGGTTGGACCGAACCGAAGTAACCACTTGGACATGGACGTCACCAGTTTACGTCCACGGACAGTGCCATGCCATGAAGGAAACAAAAAGGTCGACGAGATGGCCGGGGTCGCTGCCGCTGCTAGTGCAGCCTCCGTCCCAACTGACAAGTGAACCCCACACTGGCCTAATCCCCCCATCCCGGTTTTTCTCGATGCCATGTAGGCAATCCTGTTTGGATACGACCGCAAGGTTAAAAATGACCGGGATTAGATAGAACAGGGTATATACTTCAGGGATTCAGAGGTGAGGGTTCATTTTCAACCAGCTCTACAATCTTAAGGTTTATATTAGACTTTACTCGGTATAGAGGGATAGTCAGGGCGGCGGCAGGCAACGTTGGAGGCAGCGCTGTTTTGGACCGTTGGATTAAGGTCTAGTGGTTCTTGTGAAAGTGACTGATGGATGAAATATTTTCAGATGCCTGACGTATGGCCGGTCCCAATATAAAATGCTAGCTAGCACCCACTGCCCCTGTGGATGAATGTAATCACCGTCTTCCCAATATAAAATGCTAGCTAGCACCCACTGCCCCTGTGGATGAATGTAATCACCGTCTTTTGGAGAACATTAAGTCGTGGTGATGAGCTGCTAGGATCCTATTGGTTGATAGAAAAGGTAAGTAGGCGGTAGGCGATCTGAGAGGTGGCTGGTTCAAAATATTctaagagcaagtataataaagATGAGTCAGCAGGCTAtatggaataaactagtatatttttgcttagttggaggaaagagaagaggagagagaaggtaagcgggctcttcgtgaagagccagctctagcacgtgctcctaggcactttgtaagaatgaaaggtgggccacataataaaaaagtagtacacttttttgatctactattatacatgttggctataagatggattgtagatgacatggcactggcttatagccagcagctggctatactattaaccatgctctaattagtagtagcgcagcAAGAAGATGGTGCTAATGTAGTGCAAGAGATCAAAGTTGGCATAATTTAGTCGGCGTATCTTTGATCAACCAAAACCGAAGAGCCGTACCTTGTTggtacaagcgctcatatacatgcgcatacactcaacgggaacgtctcctcccactgaatgcgcattgccggaaattctgaaataaatccagaaataaatgcgagcatcaggatttgaaccctggtgcgcTGAGAATACTACagttcctctaaccatccaaccacctattccctccgttcggaattacttggctcagaaatggatgtatctagaactaaatagcataaaactactactttacaggttagggttccaaaaaactaccgatttttattttttctcagataactaccaaaTGGGTGGTCGGCTGTTTCAGAAAACCCCAAATGCATGCTGTTTAAACATTAAACCTATTTATGACAGATCGGGTCCACCCCTAAACGAACCGTTTGTTTGACCAGTTGTTTGACCGTTAACTGAcatctggggcccacatgtcagccatggAGCAAATAATCACAAAGATTTGTTAAAAAAGCCCCACCCGAACAGGTGAAGGACGAGGACCAGATCGAGAGGAAGAAGAACTGCTCCCtccgccgcccgcccgcccgcccgcctgcCGTCGGCGATCACCGAGGCTCAACCCCGGCCATTCCTCTGACCCACCTCCTTCTCACCGAGCTCTCCGCACCCAGCGCCGGGCCAGCGGCCGCCTCGTGCTGCGCTCGGCCGCGCATGGACCTCGTCCCACAGGCGACTCCCGAAGATGCGTGCGGAGGGGAAGAGGTCTGCCGGAGATGGCGGCCGCTCCAAGGCAGGCAGCGACTACTCCAGGCGCCGCCCCATGGTGGCGCGGCAGCTACCGTAGGCAGATCGCCACGGCAGAAGGCGGCGACCGCGGGCGGAGCGCCATGGCTACGCGGCGGAGACCCCATGCCACGCCACGGCGGTGCgccggcgacccgaggcggcgcgGCGAAGACCCAGGCAGAGAGCCGTGGCAGCGCGACGGCAGCAACTCCATGGCCAGGACATGCTGGCCGGATTGCTCTGCTAGGGGTccaaggacccgattgctttttagaAAATATTATAGGGACCTGATTGCTTTCTCAAAATATTTGGAGGGGTTATTTTGTAAAAAATCTATGAaagagacactgacatgtgggccccacatgtcagttaacgGTCAAACACACGGTCAAAGAGACAGACCGTTTAGGTGCGGGCCCGACCTGTCATAAACAGGTTTAATTTTTAAACAACATgtattttgggttttttgaaacaacCGACCACCCGtttggtagttatctgagaaaaattaaaaaccggtagttttttggaaccctagcctgtaaagtagtagttttatgctatttactcattttcgagacaagtaattccgaacggagggagtaccttgttgGTTCGGCCGGTGTCTCTCCCGCCGACCCATTTGTGCGCTGCAGTACGTATTTTGTGACGAACTGCTCTGTAATGAAAATGAAAAAGAAAGGAGCAGGTTAACCTCTGGGCGTGCACCTGACAGGCACGCGCTAATTAAATAcccctctgtaaattaatataattTTTTAATTAGTGATCTAAAGGATCTTATTAGTTTACGGAAGTCTCGGTCGATAAAAGAATTTGCAAGCCGGCAACACCATCACGGAGAGAAGGTAGGGATTAAATAGAGTTCAACCATTTCTCATATGGATTTGCTAGTTGAATGATGAATGGCAGACAGAATTTATGATGAATGAGAGGCCTCCTATAGGTACTGGTGCAGCGATTCTTCATGATTGTCTTTCTATGGAGCCAGGATTTGTTATGAGCATGCGAATAGGGAAACGAATTCTGTAGCTCATGAACTAGTCCAGTTAGCTGAGTNNNNNNNNNNNNNNNNNNNNNNNNNNNNNNNNNNNNNNNNNNNNNNNNNNNNNNNNNNNNNNNNNNNNNNNNNNNNNNNNNNNNNNNNNNNNNNNNNNNNNNNNNNNNNNNNNNNNNNNNNNNNNNNNNNNNNNNNNNNNNNNNNNNNNNNNNNNNNNNNNNNNNNNNNNNNNNNNNNNNNNNNCATTATTACCTATTAAATAAAGAGGTCTTTTTTGAGGTAAAAAAAACAGTCATGCCACTGTTTTTATATCTCTTTGAACAGCCGTAGTGCAACTAGATTGCAAATggctgtttatctgaacatttgccTCTGGCGTTAATTGTTCAGATAATATCGGTTAACGGCGGGTGCAATGCAAATATGATCTGAAGAATTTCCTCTGCCTTGGACGATGCACCGACCAAAGGATGCATGAACCTGTTATTTGAAACTTGTGGGGTCAGGAGTGAAACACAAGTAGAGAAACTACAAGGTGGCCTCTTCTAAACAAGGAAGAGCTTCCACTTCTTAGCCATGTGAAATTTTGTATTGCTACCTTACAGCATGTCCCCATCCGTATGCAGTAACCTAGCACGAGTTGAGTAGTATGCAAGCAAAAGGGACAGCACCAAGGTTGGAAATTTTCTTCTCCCGGAATCTTTCGGATTTACAATGCCGAAACTCGAAGAACGGAAGAAGAAAACAAACATGGGATCCATACATCATCATATGGCGGATCGAGCCAATCGTCTCATCTAACAGCGATTCAAATTGTGTCTCAGGTCGGTTGAATCGAGGACATTACAACGCACATGTGGCTACTTCCTGAACAATCCTGAACTCTGGAGCGCCTTGCAGTAGTCCGAGGCGACGGGAGATCTCCTCACCATGTCCCATATCTTGGCCGAGCTCCTCAGCCAGTCGCGCTCTGTGAGGTTCTTCGAGAACGGCCTCAACGGCCTCGCCAGGACCTGCAACGACAGCAATGTACACAGCAGACTGACTTAATGGGGCCGCTAATCAATGCTTGAGTAAATAAACAAGATAAGCTAAGAACAGGCTGCGTATCTGACAGTgaacttttttttttcattttaaatGGTTTCAAGACTGGAGTATATAAATATATATGTAATTTCCACTCGGACTAGAAAAGATACCTGATCACGAAGCTTTCCTAGCATGGATGAGTATGTCCCATACTCTAACTTTGCTGAGTTATCATGTGATCTTAATGGAAGAAGGAATACGTCCTGCTGGCTGGAGCTCAACTCTTCAACTTTCGTGCTTGGAGCAACCGAGGAATCAGTAACTTCAGGTGTCGCACCAGAGCTGCCAATGTTAAATGAAGAGGACTCAAAGTGTTTTTCAAGAGTCTCCCGTAGACGCATGAGCTTTGAAGGAGAAAAGTCATGCTCCCTCAATCTGTTCAATTAGAAAACACCACCAATCAAATTACTAAGATTAAATGAGCAGAGGGATGAATTAAGTATGGAAGTGGTATGTGCTCATATGATCGTGCTGCAGCAATATTATTATTTTTACCAACAGGAAATTCAAAAGATCCATTCATAGAAATATAAATGAGTATCTGATAACAGAAGAAAGAAAAATACACTCTTAAGGCAAGTAGAACAGTTCATAATGCTCACCTAGCATGCACAAAACAGAGATCGGCCATGTAATCTTCACTGCCTGATTGGTTATCACTCTTATTTTCCTTGTCTGATGTAGATGATGTTAACAATGATGGGTCAGGTATGTTATTCTTCAACAAATCAACCTGTAAAAATACTTAAATACATTACACAACACCCCTTTCAGCATTGCACAATATTGCCAAATATCACTTCTAGCTTAGGGTCATCAGTCAACATGTTTTAACTACATGAGCACAGAGTAACTGCAGAAGTTTTCATCAGTAGAAAATACTACTACAATGATTCCACTCTCCAAATGTTGGATAAGAAAAGTGTGCTATTATCAACTATGCATATGCATAATATGCTCAAGAGTGTGACAGGTGAAACAAGTACAGTGAGATATACGCTAAGGAGACTCCAAATTTTTGAATGAAGCTGGAAGAATCAGACAATCTGTGGCAGTATGTAGATACATGAGCTAGCTTTTTCTTtattgaagaagaacaagaaaatgGAGGAAAATACTGATATACTAAATGCAGAAGAGAACATAACTACCCTTGTAAATTATCAATCTGCTCCATTAAAGTCAGAAGGTTGCAGGAGTAAGATCAGTTCTGCTTGTAGTGTCCCTTAAACTAGATAAGAGCTCATACACTCAGTTATGAACATCTGCATGTAGTTTGTTCTGCTGTTCTGCGTATATTACTAGAATAGGCTCAATAAAACAGGGGTTTTCTGAACAAAATTGGCAGTTCACACTACCACGTGAACAGACTATTTTAATTCTCGAAAGAAGAAAGTGTATGTACTGATAAATAATAGCTAGACAACTCACCGTAAGCATGAGCTCCCACATGGAAAAATCATTGATCCCTTCTGACACAACCAACACAATATTACAGACAGATGCCAAGAAAACACCAAGCTACAGAAATTCCTTGCAGAATAACAGGAAATACTGATCAATTACTGTGAAATCACAAAGGTAAGGCTAGCAGTAACACAGTCAGGTGTAAGAATTAAAGTAAATCATTTACCTGGATTCCCATTAGCTCATGGGCCAGGTCTGCTGGTAATGGATCACCGTTAAGAACAGGaagtgaagatgaaccatcttgccTCATCATATCCATTAGGATGGATGGACTGTATACTGGCTGCAGGATAATTGATTGCAATCAAGAACATTACCAGGATTTTTTTAGCTTAACTGTTCTAGCATTTGGAACACACCAGTGCTGAGAGTAAACTAAGTTCATCTTACCTGAGTGTCGAGAAGTATAACTCGTTCGTGAGATATCCTGAAATCAACACC is drawn from Triticum dicoccoides isolate Atlit2015 ecotype Zavitan chromosome 4A, WEW_v2.0, whole genome shotgun sequence and contains these coding sequences:
- the LOC119288132 gene encoding protein SMG9-like, whose protein sequence is MAAGQPQLLAGVGDRGSSSSSSSSHPPPPPPPKILLAKPPLPPPSSSGADDEGAGARARQGPQPGSLSLTSRLRYVSCSSFLQYLTENNDFMVIGIIGPPGVGKSTIMNELYGYDGSSPGMHPPFATQTEEIKAMAKHCTTGVDFRISHERVILLDTQPVYSPSILMDMMRQDGSSSLPVLNGDPLPADLAHELMGIQLGVFLASVCNIVLVVSEGINDFSMWELMLTVDLLKNNIPDPSLLTSSTSDKENKSDNQSGSEDYMADLCFVHARLREHDFSPSKLMRLRETLEKHFESSSFNIGSSGATPEVTDSSVAPSTKVEELSSSQQDVFLLPLRSHDNSAKLEYGTYSSMLGKLRDQVLARPLRPFSKNLTERDWLRSSAKIWDMVRRSPVASDYCKALQSSGLFRK